The sequence CAGGCCGGCCAACAGCTGGTGGATCTGGGAGAGGTCGGCCTTGGGCAGTTCTGCCAGCTTGTCGCTGATCTGGGCCAGGGGTTGTTTCAGCTCCGAGAGGTCCAAAGCCTGGCCTTCGCCGCCCTGGGCGGCCGGGGCGCTTTTGACCGCCTCGGCCAACCGGTCGATGGCCTCGTTGGTGGCGTCGGTCTTCTTTAATATGTGAAGCAGGGTGGCGGCGGTGTTCTCCTTGATCTCCTTGAGCTCGGCCACAACCGGACCGGCCTTGCCGCCGTCTTCAAGCGGCTCATCGGCCTTCCGCATCTTCCGGTCTATCACCGGCAGAGAGCACCTCCGGGCCTCGGCATCGAATATCTCGCACTCGGCGCCCAGGCAGTCCCGCAGTTCGGCCAGGGGGAGTTCTTTTTCCTCCAGCAGCCTGCCGTCGGCGTCGTACTTAAGCTCTTTGACCACCTGCTTGGATGTCAGGAATGGACACTTGTTCATCGGCAAAATTTCTCCATTATTGAAAGTTTAAGATAACATAAACTTAAGGCTAAGTCAATATGTTTTTGCAAGAATCTCCACTCAAACCGGGATTAAAGCGGCTTGAGGAAACGGGGTTGATGTTTTTCCTTGACTTTGATTAAAAGCTGGTCTAAACTTAATTTCTAAACCTTTTATGGGGGAGAGATGGGGACCATAAACGATCATACCGGAGCACAGGAAAACAATGGCGGCCGGATAGTAAAAGAGATCACCATATCGAAGCTGGCCATAAATGTTTTTGCGGTATTTGCCACCCTCATCATTTTTGTGCTCTTTCTCGCCGCATGGAAAATGCTTTGGAACATGCCATATAAAAGGGGCATCCTCAAGCAGACCTATTTGTTCATATTACTGTCCTTTCCGGTTCATGAGTTGATCCATGCCCTGGGTTTTTGGTTGTTCGGCAATATTCCTTGGTCAAAAATCAAGTTCGGATTTGTGCCCAAGCTTATTGCCTTTTATGCCAATCCCCTATATCCCTTAAGCAAAACCGCCTACCTTTGGTCCGGAGCTCTGCCCGGCTTGACCATAGGTATAGTGCCGTTGCTTCTGGGTTTCATCATTGGTTCTATGCCCCTGAGCTTTATTGGATTGATCTCTGTGATGGCGTCCACGGGGGACCTTTTCGTTATCTGGACCCTACGGGGAGTGGCTTCAAATCAGTCCGTTTTGGAGCATGCCGACCAATGCCACTTCAGCATAATAGAAAAAGCGTAAATCCTTCCCATAATCCAAGCATCTAAATAAGTAACAACTTGATCTACGACGAAAACATCCTCATAAAACAGGCCCGGGCCGGAAGCCAGAGGGCCCTGTCCCAGATAGTGAAGCACCACCAGAACGGGATCTATTCCCTGGCCCTGCGGATGCTGGGCAACCGGGAGGACGCCGAGGACGTCCTGCAGGAGACATTTCTGGCCTTTCACAAAAGCCTGCCCCGGTTCAAGGGGCTTTCCACCCTTTCCACCTATTTCTACCGGATGGCCACCAATTTCAGCCTAATGAAACTGCGGCAGAAAAAGACCCGGCGGCCCGAGCATCACACGGTGAACCTGGAGGAAGCCTTTGAAGAACCGGACAAGAAGCCGGACCCCATGCAGAGCACCCTGAACCTGGAACTCAAGAAAAAGCTGGACGAGGCCCTGCTGGAGTTGCCGGAAAAGGAGCGGGCGGTGTTCATCCTCCGGGACGTGGAGGACCTGCCGGGGGAAGAGGTGGCTAGGGTCTTAAAGATCAGCCTGCCGGCCATGAAATCGCGTCTGCACCGGGCCCGGAACGTCTTAAGGGAAAAATTATCACCATATATCAGGGATTGACCAAAATGAGCGCCGTTAAAAAAACCGAACAGAAACATCATTGCCGGGGAATGGGAACGGTGTTCTCCCAATACCTGGATAAAGAGCTGGCCCAGCAGGTCTGCCGCAAGCTGGAGAAGCACCTTAAGGACTGTCCCGACTGCCAGACCTATTTTGACACCCTTAAGAAAACTGTCACCCTGTACCGGGGCCTGGGTCCACAAAAGGTCCCGGCGGACGCTCAGCGCAGGCTGTACAAGGTCATCCGGCTGGAAGCCGGGAAAAAAGGCGCAAAAAAATGAATCCCCGGCGGAGGCCCCGGCATCTAAAATTCAGATAACAAAATCAATCAATATATGAACAGGAGAGATACAATGGCGGCGATCCATTTAACAGACGGAACCTTCGATCAGGAGGTTTTAAAATCAAATACTCCGGTGCTGGTTGACTTTTGGGCGTCCTGGTGCGGTCCCTGCCGGATGGTGGGACCGGTGATTGAAGAATTATCAAACGACTACCAAGGCAAGGTCAAGATCACCAAGCTGGATGTGGACGCCAATCCGGAAAAATCCGGACAGTTCGGCATCCGCAGCATTCCAACAATGCTGATCTTCAAGAACGGCCAGGCCATAGACACCCTGATCGGCGCCATGCCCAAGGCGGCCATTGCAGCCCGGCTGGATGCGGCCATCACCAAGTGATAATGGAACCAATTTCCGGCCACACCAGGCAACCATTAAATTGGAGGTTCATCATGAAAAGGAACGAGAGCACAGCCGACCGGATAATACGGGCTATAATCGGGATTGCCCTGTTGGTCTTTGGATTCATAGTAACCGGAATCCTGCACTGGGTATTGCTGGCAGCAGGGATATTGGCTTTATTTACCGCCATCACCGGGTTCTGCGGGCTATACAAACTCCTGGGGATCAGTACCTATAAAGAGCAGACCCCGCCCCAGAAATAACCACCAAAATCAAAACCCCGTTCCTGCGAAAGGATGAACATGCCCATCTACGAATACCAGTGCACTAAGTGCGGCCACAAGTTCGAAAACCTTACCAACTCCTGCTGCGCCCCCAGCCCCAAGTGCCCCAAGTGCCAGGCGGACACCGAAAAACTGATGTCCACTTTTGCCGCCTCGGTGGACGGAGGATCAGGCGGCCACGGCCATGACGGCGGGGGAAGCTGCTGTTCCGGCGGAGGCTGCAGCTGCGGCTGAAGTCCTGAAATACTGCCATGAACAAACACCGGATCAGAAGATACCTTCTATTCATCATCTCCCTGACAGCCCTGGCGGGCTTCGGGTCCCAGATCCTCCGGGGGATCATCCACGGCACCGCTTCCCAATGCAGCGTTTCCGGGCCATGCCGGTGAAAATACCCTGAAGGAAAAAACAAAACAGGTTTTAAAATAAATGATAGTCATCAGATCGGAATACTGCCCCCAGAACCACCACTGTCCCTCCCTGCGGGTCTGCCCGGCCGGGGCCATCAAGCAGGACGGGGTCAAGGCCCCGTACATCGACCAGAAAAAATGCACCGATTGCGGCCTCTGCGTCCAAAGTTGCCGGGTATTTCAGCAGGTTGCCGCACCATCGCCGGTCAATAAATGAGAGATACAAAAAATTACGACATAGCCATTCTGGGAGCCGGTCCGGCCGGGATGACCGCCGGGCTGTATGCGGGGCGGGGCGGACTTAAGGCGGTCATTGTCGAAAAGATGATGCCCGGAGGTTTGGTGGCCAACACCGAGCGGATCGACAATTATCCCGGCTTTCCCGAAGGCATATCAGGTTTTGAGCTGGCCCAGAAAATGGAACAGCAGGCCAAAAAGTTCGGGGCCGAGATCATCTCCGCCCAGGCGGAGGAAGTCGTGCCGGAAGACAGATATCAGCTGATAAAACTCTCCGACGGAACGATCATAAAATCAAAGGTCCTGATCATCGCCACCGGCGCCTTTCCCAAGACACTGGGGGTGCGGGGCGAAAAGGAACTGCTGGGCAAGGGGGTCTCCTATTGCGCCATCTGCGACGGAGCTTTCTTCAAAAACCAGGCGGTGGCGGTGCTGGGCGGGGGCGACTCCGCGGTCCAGGAGGCGGTTTACCTGGCCGGCCTGGCCTCCAAAGTGACGGTGATCCACCGGCGCAATGTGTTAAGGGCGGCCGATTTCATCCAAAAGGTGGCCTTTGCCAATAAGAAGATAGAATTTGCCTGGAACAAGGACATCCTGGCCATCGAGGGCAGCGCCGGGGTGACGGGCATCAAGGTGATGGACAAGCAAACTCTGGCGGAAGAGGTGATCCCGGTGACCGGGGCCTTCATCTACGTGGGCTACAAACCCAGCAGCGACCTGGTAAAGGACATTGTCAAAACGGACGAACAGGGCTACATCATCACCGACGACCGGATGGCCTCCTCAGTTCCCGGGATCTATGCCTGCGGGGACGTCCGGCAGAAGCTGGTCCGGCAGGTCTCCAGCGCGGTGGGGGACGGCGCCACCGCAGCCATAGCCGCCCAGCAGTATCTGGAATTCAAGTAAGGGAATAGTACGCCATGTCCTAAACGCATACAACTTAATCATCAAAGTAAGGGCAATTCATGAATTGTCCCAACAGAAAAGGAGAAACATCATGGCCGAAAGAAACCAGGTATACAAGTGCGAGGTCTGCGGCAATATCGTGGAAGTGCTGCACGGAGGCAAGGGCGAGCTGGTCTGCTGCGGCAAGCCGATGAAGCTGTTCACCGAGAACACCGTGGACGCCGCCAAGGAGAAACACCTGCCGGTGATCGAAAAAACCGCCGACGGCTGGAAGGTCAAGGTCGGCTCGGTGGCGCACCCCATGGAGGACAAGCACCACATCGAGTGGATCGCCATCTACGGCGGGGACCGGGTCCACCGCAAGTACCTTAAGCCCGGCGACGCTCCGGAGGCCGAGTTCCTGTGCCCGGCCCAGGAGATCACCGCCAAGGAATTCTGCAACCTGCACGGCCTGTGGTCAGCCAAGGGATGACCATCAACGGGTTATTCTGAGGATAGCTTCCCGCCTTGCTTCCGAAGAATCTTCCTGAACATTGTTAGATCCTTCGAGGACCAAGAGAGTTGCCAAACACAGGATGACGAATTGCGAATAACAAAGTAAATATAGAGAAGGAAAACAAATGAAAAGCATCAAAGGGTCCAAGACAGAACAGAACCTGCTGAAATCCTTCGCCGGGGAATCCCAGGCCCGCAACCGCTACACCTATTTCGCCAGCGCCGCCCGCAAGGAGGGCTACGAGCAGATCGCCAACTTCTTCATGGAAACTGCGGAGAACGAGAAGGAGCATGCCAAGGTGTTCTTTAAGCTGCTGGAGGGCGGGGAGCTGGAGATAACCGCTTCCTACCCGGCCGGGAAGATCGGTACCACCAGGGAGAATCTGGAGGCCGCGGCTGCCGGCGAGAACATGGAATGGACCACCATCTATTCCGATTTCGCCAAGACCGCCCGGGACGAGGGTTTTGAGGACGCGGCAACGGCCTTTGAACAGATAGCAAAGGTGGAGAAATTCCACGAGTCCCGCTACCGCAAACTGGCCGGCAATCTGGCCAACGGGGAGGCCTTTAAAAAGAAAACATCCGTCAAATGGCACTGCATCAACTGCGGATACGTGGCCGAAGGCGCCGAGGCCCCCAAACAGTGCCCGGCCTGCAAGCATCCCCAGGCGTACTACGAGGTGCTGGCGGAAAATTACTAGGATCTATAAGGAAACCATGAACCCAGGAATTCTTCCATACTTTCCAGGTTTCATTATAAAAAGGAAATCAGATGCCGTTGACATTACAATGGGTAAAAGACCTGCAATTCGTGGCCGAAGATGACAAGGGCCACGGCATAGTGGTGGAATCCAGGAAAGAAGGGATCTCCGCCGGATTCACCCCCATGCAACTGATCCTGATAGCGGCTGCCGGGTGCATGGCCATGGACGTGGTCTCCATCCTGCAGAAGAAAAAACTGGACGTCAAGAGCTTCCGGGTGCTGATGGACGGGAAGCGGGCCGAGGATCATCCCAAAAGGTTTACCGAGATGAATTTTGTCTACGAGGTCAAAGGCGACATCCCCAAGGCGGCGGTGGATGAGGCCATCAAACTATCCAAGGAAAAGTACTGCTCGGTCTCGGCCACCATCCAGCAGGGGGTCCAGATGAATATCGAAAGCAAGGTGGTGTCATGATCCTCTATATCCTAAAGATCGTGTTGGGAGCCGTCATCGGGGGCGTGGTGGGATTCCTATCCTATAAATTCATCGGCTGCCGCGGCGGGAGCTGTCCCATAGTCGGCAATCCCTGGATATCCACCTTTTGGTGGGCCATGATCGGGGGTATTTTCATGTACGGTGGTAAATTCCCGCCCGCCCCATGACGGGTAAACCCTAAAATCAATCATTATCGGAGCTTTTAATGAAAAGATACATCATGACGGTTCTGCTTTCACTGGCCGTGCTGAGCAGCATCTCCTGCGCCGGCAGCAAAAAAGAAACCCCCAAGGCCGCGGCCGGAGCTGTAGCCTGGATGGCCTGGGACCAGGCCGTGACCTCGGCCCAGGAAGAAGGCAAGTTCATAGTGGTCGACGTCTACACCGACTGGTGTCACTGGTGCAAGGTGATGGATGACAAGACATATTCCGATCCGGCGGTGGCCGGGCTGATGAAGGAGAGCTTTACGGCGGTCAAGCTGAACGCCGAGAGGGCCAATACTGTCAACTTCAAGGGTAAGGCCTATACCGAAATGGACCTGGCCCGCAGTTTCGGGGTCAACGGTTATCCCACCACCATGTTCCTGGCCAGCGACGGCTCGGTCATCGGCAAGATCCCGGGCTACATCGAAGCCCCGGTGTTCAAACAGATACTGGAATACCTCACTTCCGGATCGTATAAGAGCATGAGCCTGGACCAATATATGTCGGGGAAGAAATAAATGAGGCGAATAATTTCACTGATAGTGGTGCTGCTGGCCCTGGCCGCCATAGGGTTTGGATATCTGCGCCGGGAGCACAAGAAGCTATACATCAATGCCGTGGCCATCTGCTATTCCTGCATCGGGCTGGAGTAGGACCGCTTTTTGACAGGAGCGCCTCCGCTGAAGCATTCGCCTAAAGTTAGTGCCTCCGCTAAAGCTGTGGCATTTGTGGCGGACAAATTTAAAAGCGTAAGCTGACGGCCCCCCAAGGGGAGGCAAGAATGCAGCGTAAGCGGATTTACATGATTCACTTATAGGATCAAACGGAACAGCAAAAGCAAAAGGAGGGAATGTGATCAAGATCGGCCAGAAGGCGCCGGACTTTGTGCTGAGGGACCAGCACGGGACAGAGTTCAAGCTCAGCGAACTGAGGGGGCGCAAGGTTCTGCTTTCGTTCCACCCCCTGGCCTTTACCAAGATCTGCTCCCGGCAGATGCAGGCCCTGGAGAAGAACCTGAAAGCCTTCGATCTTTTGAACACGGTCCCGGCGGGCTTAAGCGTGGACACCGTTCCCAGCAAGCATGCCTGGGCCAAGGCACTCAAGGTAAAAAACCTCAGGATGCTTTCAGATTTTTGGCCTCACGGCAAAGTGGCTAAAGATTACGGGATATTCCGCCGGGAGCAGGGATTCTCGGAACGGGCCAATATCCTTGTTGACGAGTTTGGGAAGGTGATCTGGATAAAGGTTTATCCCATCAAAGAGCTGCCGGACCTAAATGAAGTATTAAAAGTTTTGAGTTTATAACTGGGGCATCTTTAGTTTTTAACCCCTGCTGTCAAAGGCAGGGGTATTTTTTGTGGGGAAAAAGAAAATTTTAATCAAATTCCTAACCAAAAGCAATACTTATTGTTATACATTTTTGTTTGTACATTTAACCGATAAATATGAGAAATATTTTAAACAGGGGCTTGACAAATTAAACATTTAATGATATAATACAAACGTTTGTTTAAATAAAGGATGATAAAATGTCTCCTAAAGACTATTCCCTGCCAGAACCAAAGAGCCGCATATTCAATGCCGCCGCCGCCCTGTTCGTCAACAAGGGTTTTGAAGCAGTGGGCGTACGCGAGATAGCCAAAGAGGCCAAGGTCAATATTGCCATGATCAATTATTACTTCGGCGGTAAAGTCGGTATTTTAAAAGCTATATTGGAGGAGACCTACCAGAAGTATTATGAGGCCCAAAGTTCAGCCGGAGATGATACCACGCCGCCGGAAGAGCGGGCCAGGAATCTGGTGACAAATGTGGTCCGGTTCTTCAGGGAAAATACGGAAATAGCGCTGGTCACATTCAATACCATGCTGTTTGATATTCCGGATGTGTTGTGTTTGCGGGAAAAATGGGGTAAGATGAATTATGCAGTGATGGGAGGGTTCTTTAAACAAATAGGCGTGGACCTTATGGATCCGGTTCACAATAGTATTTATAACGGGTTTTTGGGGAACATGATAAAAAGCCATTTTCAATTCAGATACACCATTGAACATTTGCCGGCCGGCATAATAGATGAAAAATGTTCAGAAAGCAAGGATGACAATTGGCAGAGGAAGCATGAATATAATGACGATTTTTATGAAAGGTACATCGATCTTTTAGTGCATCAATATTTCCATGGCGTGATCTACGCCACCCAGAAAGACAAAATGAAACTCCATAAAGGAGAGAATATATGAAACAAAGAGTATATTTTATTCGTAATTGACTAATAAACATAGGAAAACCGTAATCCCGAATCTTCAAGCAGCTTCACAAACATAAATATTGCCGAAAATTCGGCATATTTTTGATTCAACAATATAAACAAACGTTTGTGCTTTTGCAACTTTGTATAAAATCAACTCTAAAAAAGTGAGGTTATCATGGAAAAGAAAATAATGGTCCTAATCATTTTGGGTTTGGCTTCATTATCCAAAGCCCAGACAAATCCACAAAACATAATAAATTCAAAAATATCCGAAGGCTACTATGCGCTGTATTTGACGGAAGGAGCCATCCCGGCCGGTGCACTGCGGCAGGATCAGACATTGAAAACCAACCGCAATGAAGCAATCAAACAGCAGAACACCAAAGAACGCAATATTGTCACAACGTTGGCAGGTTTCGGCCAGGCTCATAAAAGCAAAGCCGGACTGTCTAAAAAAGGCAATGAAACCAAGACCTGCAATACCCGGACAGTTTACAACTAAAATAAACGAAGATCAATAAAGGAGTTGCATATGAAACTGACAGTATTCCTATCCGAGGTGATGTTGATGGCCTTGCTGGCCGGATCGGCGCAGGCCCAGACTCCGTCCAAAGTTGCTTTGGATAAGATTTTAAAAAAACAAACCATAGAAGCGATCACAGTATTGCTGGACAGCAACTACGTTTTTCCGGAAACGGCAAAGAAAATGAATCAGTTAGTGCTGAAAAACCTTCGTTCCGGCAAGTACAATAAGATAACCGACCCGGAAGAGCTGGCCGGACGGATGACCGAGGACCTGAGGTCGGTCAGCCATGACCTGCACCTAAATGTTAGGTACGAACCGGGGCAGATAGCGGCCATACGGGCAGATACCCTTAAAAATCAGGTTCCGCCGGAGCTGATCAAGAGCTGGCAGAGGATAAATTACGGCTTTGTCAAGGCGGAGTACCTGCCGGGCAATGTGGGATATCTGGAACTGAGGGCTTTTACCGACCCCAAGATGCCCGAGGCCGGACAGGCGGCAATCTCGGCCATGAACTATCTGGCCAACGCCCAAGCCATCATCTTTGACCTGAGGAAGAACGGGGGCGGACATCCCGAGATGATCCAGCTGTTATCCAGTTTTCTTTTTACCGAGCCCACCCATCTTAACGATATCTATGAACGCCCCGGTAACACCACCCAGCAATATTGGACCCTGCCGTACATTCCCGGTTCCCGCAGACCAAATGTGCCGGTCTACATCCTGACCAGCAACTATACCTTTTCCGGGGCCGAGGAGTTCACCAATAATCTTAAGGAGCTCAAGCGGGCCACCATCTTGGGCGAGAACACGGGCGGCGGAGCCCACCCGGTGGATTTCAAGATAGTTAACGACCTATTCATCATTTCCCTGCCATTTGGCCGGGCCATCAACCCCATCTCCAAGTCCAACTGGGAAGGGACCGGGGTGATACCGCATGTCAAGGTTCCGGCCGATAGCGCCTTCAATGCGGCTTACCTGATGGCCCTGGACACCTTGATCAAATCAGCTGCTGACCAGCAAGACAAACAAGATCTGAAAAACGTCCGTTTGTTCAAGCAAGCAGAGTTCAGCAATTATAAAGTGCCGGAGGAAAAACTTCGCAGTTATGCCGGCAATTACGGGGCCAGGACCATAATTTATGAGCAGGGCCAATTGTTCCTGCTCCGTCCCCAGCGTCCCAGGAATAAGCTGCTTCCGGTATCGGACGTCAGTTTTATGATCGATGTCATTGGCGGGAAGATTGACTTCATTTTAAGCCCTGAGGGAAAGATCCTGGGAATGGATTATATAAGACCATCCGGGGATACGTCCCGATTTGAGAGGAAATAAACCGTTCCGACGGTCACTTTATAAATTACAACACATTGATCAACTGGAGAGCTACCATGAAATCAGATCGCAATTTCAAAACCTTGGCTTTGGCTTTAGCGCTGGGGATCACCCCCGGCCTGCTGTGGGCCCAGGAAACCGCCGGAGAGAAGATAGCAGATACTGCCGCCCCAAAGGTCTTCAGCGTGCGGCAGGTCCAGACCCCGCCGGAGATCGACGGCATCATCGAAGATGCCTGGCAGCAGGCGGACTCGGTCAGCGATTTCGTCCAGCACCAACCTTACGAGAAAGCCGAACCCAGCGAGAAAACAGTGGTCTACCTGCTGCAGGATGAGGAAAATCTTTACGTTGCATTCCGCTGCCACGCGGTTAAGAACCCTCCGGTGGCCTGTTTTACAAAGGACGAGGATTATGTGACAGTCAAGTTCGACCCCTTCGGAAGCCGGACCAACGGATATTTCTTTTTGGTCTTCGGCAGCGGTCTTTTTTGGGACGGCTTGATCATGGACGACGGCCGGAGCCAGGATCAATCCTGGGAAGGGGTGTGGTACAATGCTGTGAAGATGTACCCCGACAGGATGGAAGTGGAAATGAAGATCCCCTTCAAGACATTGCGCTACAAGAAAGGTCTGGGGGAATGGAATATTCAGTTTGCCAGGCACATCGCCACAACCTTTGAGGACGACTACTGGACCGAGGTCACCCAAAAGGACGGGGACCTGGTATCCCGCTGGGGAAAGGCTACCAATATCAATCCAAGATCATCGGGATACTATTTTGAACTGTATCCCGAGGGGTTTTTCCGTTTTGAGGATTTTCGGGGGGAGACCCCGGCCAGGAAGGTCAAGGGCAGCATAACCGCTAAGTGGGACCTGACCCCCCAGACCAGCCTTAATGCCACGGCCTATCCCGACTTTGCCCAGATCGAATCGGACCCGTCCTCGGTGAATCTTTCCCGGTATCCCACCTATCTTCAGGAACAGAGGCCTTTCTTCGTGGAGGGCCGGGAGATATTCCGTTTTTCGGAATTCCAGGGCAGCGGGTTCTTCCAGCCGCTTAACATCTTTTATTCCCGCCGGATCGGAAAATCCATAGACGGCGGAGCGGTGCCGATCATCGGAGGCTTGAAGGCCACGCACAAGACCCCGGATTGGAACCTGGGCGCGCTGGCGGCCTATACCGAGAGATATGATTATGACGACCAGTGGGGCCAACCCGCCACCGAATCGGAAAAGAAATTCGGGGTTTTCAGGGTTTCCAAAAGAATTCTGAACAATTCGGACGCCGGTCTGTTATTCAGCGGCATGTCGGTCAACAGCCGGGAGTACAATTATGCGGCCGGGCTGGATGCTTCATTTCGCAAAGGACCTAATCAGCTGATCCTGCAGGGGGCATACAGCCAGGTCCAAAGGCCGTCCGGCCCTGATACGGTTAAAAACAAGGGCTGGGCCATTTCCGCCGGGTACCACGGGTTCATTGACATGTTTCAGACCATGGCCTCATATGAGGCCATAGACGATTCCTTTGACGTGGGGGACATAGGTTTTGTCCCCTGGGCCGGGCGGCAGCAGGCTCTTCTGATCAGCGGACCCTTTTGGACATTCAAACAAGGGGCTGTGCGCAACCTCTATATTGCACCGGGGATAATCAGGTCAAGGGAGCCGGGCTGCCCGAGATGGTCGACCTCCGGATATTTTCAGGTTAATCCAAACTGGAGGAATAACTGGGGAATCAATATTGAGGGACATTACGGTAAGTCCTACGAAATGGTATTCGATCCCGTCACGTATTCCCCCCGGTGCATAGATTACACCAGCCGCGACATAAGTTTTAACTTCTGGGGCATGCTGATGGGAAACAATATCAACGGAGGATGCAATTATAACTACAGTTATAATTATGCCAGAA comes from candidate division TA06 bacterium and encodes:
- a CDS encoding carbohydrate binding family 9 domain-containing protein, giving the protein MKSDRNFKTLALALALGITPGLLWAQETAGEKIADTAAPKVFSVRQVQTPPEIDGIIEDAWQQADSVSDFVQHQPYEKAEPSEKTVVYLLQDEENLYVAFRCHAVKNPPVACFTKDEDYVTVKFDPFGSRTNGYFFLVFGSGLFWDGLIMDDGRSQDQSWEGVWYNAVKMYPDRMEVEMKIPFKTLRYKKGLGEWNIQFARHIATTFEDDYWTEVTQKDGDLVSRWGKATNINPRSSGYYFELYPEGFFRFEDFRGETPARKVKGSITAKWDLTPQTSLNATAYPDFAQIESDPSSVNLSRYPTYLQEQRPFFVEGREIFRFSEFQGSGFFQPLNIFYSRRIGKSIDGGAVPIIGGLKATHKTPDWNLGALAAYTERYDYDDQWGQPATESEKKFGVFRVSKRILNNSDAGLLFSGMSVNSREYNYAAGLDASFRKGPNQLILQGAYSQVQRPSGPDTVKNKGWAISAGYHGFIDMFQTMASYEAIDDSFDVGDIGFVPWAGRQQALLISGPFWTFKQGAVRNLYIAPGIIRSREPGCPRWSTSGYFQVNPNWRNNWGINIEGHYGKSYEMVFDPVTYSPRCIDYTSRDISFNFWGMLMGNNINGGCNYNYSYNYARNYLAYQGSNWLTFSYSFFSPLSATLTSILWVEWDQDKTITAMTPILRPRMDYRITAKMTLSLFNEMVAATPATELGKTRLQTDRFGLLYSWNFSPKSWLYVALNDYNSLDYSVNPDGKMTQRYAIGAIKAKYLLYF